The Allorhodopirellula heiligendammensis genome includes a window with the following:
- a CDS encoding sodium:solute symporter family protein: protein MTLIDYAVLAIYFATMIAIGIWAMRRVHNQEDYFMGGRGFGKLLQTFAAFGAGTGAHEPVTVGRTTWTSGLSGVWSAMMWLFVTPVYWITAVWYRRMRHLTLGDWFVERYQSQALGAAYTLFAIAFYMFYLSTMLSAIAKFAVPLIGVDVGLFGYELKYTLIPAIAVIVILYGVLGGLTAAYWTDLIQGLFIILLSILLIPNGLWAIAAKYGGDGEEGLMDGFRIMHERVSADYFQLFAGPSSGEFPVHYIISLSILALIGIVVQPHFIATGGGSAKTEDEARIGLVVGNFLKRLCTIGWALTALIALALLAGNPEIAADPDRVWGVAAREILGPLNMGLVGLMLACLLAAMMSSADTYMIVTSGLVVRNLYAPYINPSANERKYVLVGRLTGLLIIVGASAVALLISDVFTQFKLAMELPILFAAPFWVGMYWRRSNRIAAWGTIVFSLMFFFVLPQALPRLVPSLYESPGLAATTQVVTTTLRREATESDVARHQAWQTVRESQAAADSLGPPPPNAEVGEMITIVTTSGGAPIFWNGPLTAVEDVQLETVSESTRGEIHRRVQRQVGTQTGSGSLNLDFVLYSGLGFDLSGVSAATLETLRLPARVLLPFLVLGGLSLLTRKDEQRMLDRYFAKMNTPVLADPAADGARLEQAYENPPTTRKIFPESDWEFTWPTARDVIGFSLACAACAVIIGLLSWLAGLGGT from the coding sequence ATGACGCTGATCGACTACGCCGTTTTGGCGATTTACTTTGCGACCATGATCGCGATTGGGATCTGGGCGATGCGCCGCGTCCATAACCAGGAAGACTACTTCATGGGTGGGCGTGGATTCGGGAAACTCCTGCAGACGTTCGCGGCTTTTGGAGCTGGGACCGGAGCCCACGAACCGGTCACAGTCGGACGGACGACGTGGACCAGCGGGCTGAGCGGGGTGTGGTCAGCCATGATGTGGTTGTTCGTGACCCCTGTGTACTGGATTACAGCGGTTTGGTACCGACGAATGCGTCATTTGACGCTCGGGGATTGGTTTGTGGAACGATACCAGTCGCAGGCACTCGGGGCCGCCTACACGCTCTTCGCAATTGCGTTCTACATGTTCTATCTATCCACGATGCTATCAGCGATCGCCAAGTTCGCGGTGCCACTGATCGGAGTGGACGTTGGATTGTTTGGTTACGAGCTGAAGTACACATTGATTCCCGCGATCGCCGTGATCGTGATTCTGTACGGTGTTCTGGGAGGTCTGACGGCGGCGTATTGGACGGATTTGATTCAAGGTCTGTTTATCATTCTGTTGTCGATTCTTTTGATACCCAATGGTCTGTGGGCGATTGCGGCGAAGTACGGTGGCGACGGCGAAGAGGGCTTGATGGATGGCTTTCGGATCATGCACGAGCGTGTGTCCGCCGATTATTTTCAGCTGTTCGCAGGACCGAGCAGTGGCGAGTTTCCGGTTCACTATATTATCTCGCTATCGATTCTCGCCTTGATCGGCATCGTCGTGCAGCCACACTTCATCGCCACCGGCGGTGGTTCAGCGAAGACCGAAGACGAAGCTCGGATCGGATTGGTGGTCGGCAATTTTCTGAAACGACTGTGTACGATCGGTTGGGCGTTGACGGCATTGATCGCATTGGCGTTGTTGGCTGGTAACCCCGAGATTGCGGCCGATCCTGACCGCGTCTGGGGTGTTGCCGCGCGAGAGATTCTGGGCCCGTTGAATATGGGTTTGGTGGGGCTGATGCTAGCATGTTTGCTCGCCGCGATGATGAGTTCCGCCGACACCTATATGATTGTGACGTCGGGGTTGGTGGTCCGAAATCTTTACGCGCCGTACATCAATCCTAGTGCAAATGAGCGGAAGTACGTGTTGGTAGGTCGCCTGACAGGACTGCTGATCATTGTGGGTGCCTCGGCAGTGGCCCTACTCATTTCCGATGTCTTCACGCAGTTCAAGTTGGCGATGGAATTGCCCATTTTGTTTGCCGCACCGTTCTGGGTCGGAATGTATTGGCGTCGTTCCAATCGCATCGCCGCCTGGGGAACAATCGTGTTCTCGCTCATGTTCTTCTTTGTCCTGCCGCAAGCCCTGCCACGATTGGTGCCGTCGCTGTACGAGTCCCCGGGACTGGCGGCGACCACTCAAGTCGTCACGACGACACTCCGCCGTGAAGCGACAGAGTCGGACGTTGCCCGGCATCAGGCTTGGCAGACGGTCCGGGAAAGTCAAGCGGCGGCGGACTCGCTCGGGCCACCGCCACCCAATGCTGAGGTGGGCGAAATGATTACGATCGTCACCACGTCAGGGGGCGCACCGATTTTTTGGAATGGCCCGCTCACTGCCGTTGAAGACGTGCAGCTCGAAACGGTATCTGAATCCACACGCGGCGAAATTCACCGACGCGTCCAGCGACAAGTGGGTACACAAACCGGCAGTGGATCGTTGAATCTCGACTTTGTCCTGTACTCGGGACTCGGCTTCGATCTCAGTGGCGTGTCTGCGGCGACGCTCGAAACGCTGCGTCTACCCGCCCGAGTGCTGTTGCCGTTTTTGGTGCTCGGGGGATTGAGTCTGTTAACGCGAAAAGATGAACAGCGGATGCTCGATCGGTATTTTGCCAAGATGAACACCCCTGTGCTGGCGGACCCGGCCGCTGATGGTGCGAGGTTGGAACAGGCGTACGAGAATCCGCCGACAACCCGCAAGATTTTCCCCGAGAGCGACTGGGAATTCACGTGGCCAACCGCCCGCGATGTCATCGGGTTTTCACTCGCCTGCGCCGCCTGTGCGGTGATCATTGGTCTGCTCAGTTGGCTGGCGGGACTCGGGGGAACCTGA
- a CDS encoding Gfo/Idh/MocA family protein: MNRLTRREFSVSAAAASVATGLVAGVHTSSRAAAADTKAEQLGVAVCGVNSRGMAHVGGFHHDPRTIIRVLVDVDSKVGEQRADQVEKTQGVRPRVVSDVREVLDADDVQIVTAATPNHWHAIIGVWAMQAGKDVYIEKPVSHNIDEGRALVAAAKKYERMFQTGSQCRSSKACIDAVKFMADGGIGDVNLARGLCYKRRKSIGELGDYAVPPTVDYSLWSGPAEYTTPKVTRPKFHYDWHWQRLYGNGDSGNQGPHQTDISRWGMGLDRHPNTILSYGGRLGYQAERKNPDYVDAGDTANTQVAIYDYGDKTIVFETRGLSVDNSADEELNALFQSKNGNKIGVVFYGSDGYVVQTSYDLCRVYDRNMNQTREFTHDSRSDGDLVDVHVSNFIDAVVSRDASALTADARVGHLSAAMAHHANVSYYLGDSNKSTPAELAAAVEAFKSRDDDAATLERTLQHLRDNGVDLEVDKLSLGPVLNFDLETERYIDNDAANAMLTRDYREDFTVPSPADV; this comes from the coding sequence ATGAATCGTCTGACTCGACGCGAATTTTCTGTTTCTGCTGCTGCCGCCAGCGTGGCTACTGGGTTGGTCGCTGGTGTTCACACCAGTTCCCGTGCCGCTGCCGCTGACACCAAGGCCGAACAACTCGGCGTCGCGGTATGCGGGGTCAACAGTCGCGGGATGGCGCATGTGGGTGGTTTCCATCACGATCCGCGCACGATCATTCGGGTGCTCGTCGATGTCGATTCGAAGGTCGGTGAACAACGCGCCGACCAAGTCGAAAAAACTCAGGGTGTCCGGCCTCGCGTAGTCTCCGACGTGCGTGAGGTCCTTGATGCTGACGACGTGCAGATCGTCACGGCAGCAACGCCCAATCATTGGCATGCGATCATCGGAGTGTGGGCCATGCAGGCGGGCAAAGACGTCTACATTGAGAAACCCGTTAGCCACAACATTGACGAAGGCCGAGCACTGGTAGCCGCGGCCAAGAAGTACGAGCGGATGTTTCAGACCGGCAGCCAATGCCGCAGTAGCAAGGCCTGCATCGATGCGGTCAAGTTCATGGCCGACGGCGGAATCGGTGACGTCAATCTCGCTCGGGGGCTGTGCTACAAACGACGCAAGTCGATTGGTGAATTGGGTGATTATGCGGTGCCGCCTACCGTTGATTACAGTTTGTGGAGCGGTCCGGCAGAGTATACAACTCCTAAGGTGACGCGGCCCAAATTCCATTATGATTGGCACTGGCAGCGACTCTACGGCAATGGTGACTCGGGCAACCAAGGTCCACACCAAACCGATATCTCGCGTTGGGGAATGGGGCTCGATCGCCACCCCAATACCATTCTCAGCTACGGTGGACGTTTGGGATATCAGGCCGAACGCAAAAACCCAGACTACGTGGACGCTGGTGATACAGCCAACACGCAGGTTGCCATCTATGATTATGGCGACAAGACGATTGTCTTTGAAACTCGCGGTCTGAGCGTCGACAATTCTGCTGACGAAGAACTCAACGCTTTGTTTCAGTCCAAGAATGGCAATAAGATTGGCGTGGTGTTCTACGGCAGCGACGGTTATGTCGTCCAAACGAGCTATGACTTGTGCCGTGTGTATGATCGCAATATGAACCAAACTCGTGAGTTCACGCATGACTCACGATCTGACGGCGATTTGGTTGATGTCCACGTCAGTAACTTCATTGATGCGGTTGTCTCTCGGGATGCCTCGGCATTGACTGCGGACGCTCGCGTTGGCCATCTGTCGGCCGCGATGGCGCACCATGCCAATGTTTCCTATTACTTGGGCGATTCCAACAAATCGACGCCGGCAGAACTCGCTGCCGCTGTGGAAGCATTCAAATCTCGCGATGACGATGCTGCGACACTTGAGCGAACGCTGCAGCACCTTCGCGACAACGGCGTCGACCTTGAAGTGGATAAACTCTCACTCGGCCCGGTATTGAACTTCGATTTAGAAACCGAGCGGTACATTGATAATGATGCTGCCAACGCGATGTTGACTCGCGATTACCGAGAAGACTTCACGGTCCCCTCACCGGCCGACGTTTGA